In the bacterium HR34 genome, one interval contains:
- the xerC gene encoding Tyrosine recombinase XerC translates to MKKSNKPIIKHIPDFLDYCEVEKGLSQKTQENYHRYLKMFVLWLKSKNENLLPHQLTPDHIWEYRLFLARYQNPITKKNLEKITQNYYLIALRRLLKFFADKDILSLPPEKVALSKDIKKEKTVKFLTLEQIEKLLLTPNTKNITGLRDRAILETLFSTGLRVAELVSLNREQFANINDKKDFELSIIGKGSRPRTVYFSERALKWLKRYLETRNDKEKALFINYKGKKPGTRLTARSVERIVKKYAVASGVPFFTTPHTLRHSYATDLLMQGVDLRIIQEFLGHKNIVTTQIYTHVTNKKLRDIHREYHSGNRIKDIE, encoded by the coding sequence ATGAAAAAATCAAACAAACCAATAATAAAACATATTCCTGACTTTCTTGATTATTGCGAGGTTGAAAAAGGACTTTCTCAAAAAACTCAAGAAAACTATCACAGATATTTAAAAATGTTTGTTTTATGGTTAAAAAGTAAAAATGAGAATTTGCTTCCCCATCAATTAACACCAGATCATATTTGGGAATATAGATTGTTTTTGGCAAGATATCAAAATCCAATTACAAAAAAGAATTTAGAAAAAATCACTCAAAATTATTATTTAATTGCTCTTAGGAGATTATTAAAGTTTTTTGCTGATAAGGATATTTTATCTTTACCTCCTGAAAAAGTTGCTTTATCAAAAGATATAAAGAAAGAAAAAACAGTGAAATTTTTAACGCTTGAGCAAATAGAAAAACTTCTTTTGACTCCAAACACTAAAAATATAACAGGTTTAAGGGATAGGGCTATTTTAGAAACTCTTTTTTCTACTGGTTTAAGGGTCGCAGAGCTTGTAAGTTTGAATAGAGAGCAATTTGCGAATATAAATGACAAAAAAGATTTTGAACTAAGTATTATTGGAAAAGGTTCAAGGCCAAGAACTGTTTATTTTTCAGAAAGAGCTTTGAAATGGCTTAAAAGATATTTAGAAACAAGAAATGATAAAGAAAAAGCATTGTTTATAAATTATAAAGGAAAAAAACCTGGTACAAGGTTAACAGCAAGATCTGTTGAAAGAATTGTTAAAAAATACGCCGTTGCAAGCGGTGTTCCATTTTTTACAACACCCCATACTTTAAGGCACTCTTATGCAACTGATTTGTTAATGCAGGGGGTTGATTTGAGAATAATTCAAGAGTTTTTAGGGCATAAAAATATTGTTACAACTCAAATATACACGCATGTTACCAATAAGAAATTAAGGGACATTCATAGAGAATATCATAGCGGCAACAGAATAAAAGATATTGAGTAA
- the gltX1 gene encoding Glutamate--tRNA ligase 1, with the protein MKVRVRLAPSPTGYLHMGTARVALFNYLFAKQNNGSFILRIEDTDKERSKKEYEEDIIKSLLWLGLKWNEGPDYNDYSNYIGDHGPYRQSERVSLYKKYLEILLNKGLAYYCFCLPEELEAQKNYLISIGKPPVYSGKCRELKKEEVLKKLEKGERHIIRLAVPKDKIIKFNDIVRGEIKINSSIIGDFSIAKGLEEPLYNFAVVVDDYEMEISHIIRGEDHISNTPKQIIIQQMLNFNKVYYAHLPLILAPDRTKLSKRHGAVSVMEFKKMGYLPESIINFLAFLGWNPGTDKEIYSLQELIKDFSLERIQKSGAIFNIKKLDFLNSYYIKQKSADELFDLSYEYIKDFIKQESDKDKIKKILEVYKTRINKLSDLPTEIDFFFKDINYPKDLLRWKDATDTEILLCIDKLEDTLDNIKEEDFNRDYLSQVLLKEAQEFAKIINRDEKDRGYMLWTLRVALTGKKFSAGPFEIMEILGKKETIRRLKKAGEIIQKNSNGNNDN; encoded by the coding sequence ATGAAAGTTAGAGTCAGATTAGCCCCTTCACCAACAGGTTATTTGCATATGGGAACCGCTCGTGTCGCCTTGTTTAATTATCTATTTGCTAAACAAAATAACGGCTCTTTTATTTTAAGAATAGAAGACACAGATAAAGAAAGATCAAAAAAAGAATATGAGGAAGATATTATAAAATCTCTTTTATGGTTAGGTTTGAAATGGAATGAAGGTCCTGATTATAATGATTACTCAAACTATATAGGAGATCACGGTCCTTATAGACAAAGCGAAAGAGTAAGTTTATATAAAAAGTATTTGGAAATTTTATTAAACAAAGGTTTGGCATATTATTGTTTTTGTTTACCAGAAGAACTCGAGGCTCAAAAAAATTACTTAATAAGCATAGGAAAACCTCCTGTTTATTCTGGAAAATGCAGAGAGTTAAAAAAAGAAGAAGTTTTAAAAAAACTTGAAAAGGGAGAAAGACATATAATAAGATTGGCTGTTCCAAAGGATAAAATTATAAAATTTAATGATATTGTGAGGGGAGAAATTAAAATAAATAGTTCTATTATAGGTGATTTTTCTATTGCAAAAGGGTTAGAGGAGCCTTTGTATAATTTTGCTGTTGTTGTAGATGATTACGAAATGGAAATAAGTCATATTATTAGAGGGGAGGATCATATTTCAAATACTCCCAAGCAAATAATTATTCAGCAAATGCTAAATTTTAACAAAGTTTATTATGCTCATTTACCTTTAATTTTAGCTCCAGATAGAACAAAACTAAGTAAGCGTCATGGAGCAGTTTCTGTTATGGAGTTTAAGAAAATGGGTTATCTACCAGAATCAATTATTAATTTTTTGGCTTTTTTGGGATGGAATCCGGGAACAGACAAAGAAATATATTCGTTACAAGAGTTAATAAAAGATTTTTCATTAGAAAGGATTCAAAAGTCAGGAGCTATTTTCAATATTAAAAAACTAGATTTTCTAAATTCTTATTACATTAAGCAAAAAAGCGCTGACGAACTTTTTGATTTATCATATGAATACATAAAAGATTTTATAAAACAAGAAAGCGATAAAGATAAAATTAAAAAAATTTTAGAAGTTTATAAAACAAGGATAAACAAACTTTCAGATTTGCCAACAGAAATAGACTTTTTCTTTAAAGACATTAATTATCCTAAAGATTTATTAAGATGGAAAGACGCCACAGATACAGAAATCCTTCTTTGTATTGATAAGTTAGAAGATACATTAGATAATATAAAAGAGGAGGATTTTAATAGAGATTATTTATCGCAAGTTTTATTAAAAGAGGCCCAAGAATTTGCTAAAATAATAAATAGAGACGAAAAAGATAGGGGATATATGCTGTGGACTTTAAGAGTAGCTTTAACTGGCAAGAAATTTTCAGCAGGACCATTTGAAATTATGGAAATTTTAGGCAAAAAAGAAACAATAAGAAGACTTAAAAAAGCAGGAGAAATAATACAAAAAAACAGTAATGGAAATAACGATAATTAA
- the ftsW gene encoding putative peptidoglycan glycosyltransferase FtsW: MLFYSARKIKDNLGFLKNDYFALIIIFIVALLSIVGILAIYSASAYDSFQSFGNYTYFLNRHLAFIGIGVLMFFIFYFLNLNIIKNYSFFFFLAALVFMFFVFLPGIGQGVGESKRWVDLRFISVQPSEFLKPLLLIYVAAFFSKFSLDKDIKKDIINIKSYFQKVCLPYFKKVWLPFISIISSVAFAFYFQKDAGTFFLIAAPVAFMFLITSAPKLIKVLTVIIFLIAAFLMVISEEYRIVRIQGFFNSTDILSSDYQSVQSLISMGSGGLLGQGIGAGFSKTNVPLTKNDFIFSVIGEEMGFLGSLLIVTLFIIFMMTGFLMARRVDNIFNKLLIYGIVILLSLQAMINIQSAVGGIVKGIPLPFISYGGSATITAFSMIGLLLNAYKNN; this comes from the coding sequence ATGTTATTTTATTCGGCAAGGAAAATTAAAGATAATCTTGGTTTTTTAAAAAATGATTACTTTGCTTTAATTATAATTTTTATAGTAGCTCTTCTTTCAATCGTGGGTATTTTGGCTATATATAGCGCTTCTGCTTATGACTCTTTTCAAAGCTTTGGCAATTATACTTATTTTTTAAATAGACATCTCGCCTTTATTGGCATTGGGGTTTTAATGTTTTTTATTTTCTATTTTCTAAATCTAAACATTATAAAAAATTATTCTTTTTTCTTTTTTTTAGCAGCTCTTGTTTTTATGTTTTTTGTTTTTTTACCCGGAATAGGGCAGGGGGTAGGAGAGTCAAAGAGGTGGGTAGATTTAAGATTTATAAGTGTTCAGCCTTCAGAATTTTTAAAGCCACTTCTTTTAATATATGTTGCAGCGTTTTTTTCAAAATTTAGTTTGGATAAGGATATTAAAAAGGATATTATTAATATAAAAAGTTATTTTCAAAAAGTTTGCCTTCCTTATTTTAAAAAAGTTTGGTTGCCTTTTATTTCAATCATTAGTTCGGTTGCTTTTGCTTTTTATTTTCAAAAAGATGCAGGTACCTTTTTTTTAATTGCTGCTCCAGTTGCTTTTATGTTTTTGATTACGAGCGCTCCCAAGTTAATTAAGGTTTTAACTGTGATTATATTTTTAATTGCAGCTTTTTTAATGGTTATATCAGAAGAATACAGAATTGTGAGAATTCAAGGTTTTTTTAATTCAACAGATATTTTGAGCTCTGATTATCAAAGCGTTCAATCTTTGATTTCTATGGGAAGTGGAGGTCTACTGGGGCAGGGGATAGGTGCTGGTTTTTCTAAAACAAATGTTCCATTAACAAAAAACGATTTTATATTCTCTGTTATAGGAGAAGAAATGGGTTTTTTGGGAAGTTTGTTAATAGTTACTTTGTTTATTATTTTTATGATGACAGGATTTTTAATGGCAAGAAGAGTTGATAATATATTTAATAAACTGCTTATTTATGGTATAGTTATATTATTATCGCTTCAGGCAATGATAAATATTCAATCTGCAGTTGGCGGAATAGTTAAAGGTATTCCTTTACCTTTTATAAGTTATGGAGGTTCTGCAACTATTACAGCTTTTAGTATGATAGGTTTGCTACTTAATGCTTATAAAAATAATTAA
- the murD gene encoding UDP-N-acetylmuramoylalanine--D-glutamate ligase: MKIKQLLKPKILILGFGREGQDNLKFLLKIGKKYNIGIADKNSLEVFPERVQNLIRKHKINFYSGDDYLKAIKDYEVIIKSPGIPFKILPKKLLKGKILTSQTDIFFSNHKGTIIGITGTKGKSTTTTLIYKILKENLKTGKAKYKRVFLIGNIGKPVLSYLRDSKNGDIYVYELSCHQLHNLRQSPHIAVWTNIYREHLDYYKSFKDYYMSKANITLWQTEKDHIVYGADYKIVENIVKKSKAIKHPIKGKYYELDFDLAREVGKIMGVEDGIINKVFSKFKNLECRLEFVGEFKGIKFYNDSLATIPEATIFAIKKFGKGNIGSIFLGGYERFYNFKDLAKVILGYKIDNLILFPVTGERILNDIKNEAKKRKIVMPKYFNVNNMKDAVKIAFDVTPKGKISLLSCASPSYNLFKDYKDRGDQFKRYVILFGKEN; encoded by the coding sequence ATGAAAATAAAACAACTTTTAAAGCCTAAAATATTGATTCTTGGTTTCGGAAGAGAGGGACAGGATAATCTTAAATTTCTTTTGAAAATAGGCAAAAAATATAATATTGGCATTGCTGACAAAAATTCTCTTGAGGTATTTCCAGAAAGGGTACAGAACTTAATAAGAAAACATAAGATAAATTTTTATAGCGGAGATGATTATTTGAAAGCCATAAAAGATTATGAAGTTATTATCAAAAGCCCAGGCATACCATTTAAAATATTGCCTAAAAAATTACTCAAAGGTAAAATTTTAACAAGCCAGACGGATATATTTTTTAGCAATCATAAAGGAACAATTATAGGAATTACAGGGACGAAAGGAAAGAGCACAACAACCACTTTAATTTATAAAATATTAAAGGAAAACCTTAAAACAGGAAAAGCAAAATATAAAAGAGTATTTTTAATTGGGAATATAGGAAAGCCTGTTTTGTCCTATTTGAGAGATAGTAAGAATGGAGATATTTATGTTTATGAACTTTCCTGCCACCAATTGCATAATTTAAGACAAAGTCCTCATATAGCAGTTTGGACAAATATTTACAGAGAACATCTCGATTACTATAAATCTTTCAAAGATTATTATATGTCAAAGGCTAATATAACTTTGTGGCAAACAGAAAAGGATCACATAGTTTATGGCGCAGATTACAAAATTGTTGAAAATATAGTTAAAAAATCAAAAGCAATAAAGCACCCTATTAAAGGAAAATATTATGAACTTGATTTTGACTTGGCACGTGAAGTTGGAAAAATAATGGGGGTAGAAGATGGAATAATAAACAAAGTTTTTTCAAAATTTAAGAATTTGGAATGCAGGCTTGAGTTTGTAGGTGAATTCAAGGGTATAAAGTTTTATAATGATTCTTTGGCAACAATACCAGAAGCTACGATTTTTGCCATAAAAAAATTTGGAAAAGGCAATATTGGCTCAATATTTTTAGGCGGTTATGAAAGGTTTTATAATTTCAAAGATTTGGCAAAAGTTATTTTAGGTTACAAAATAGATAATTTAATTTTATTTCCAGTTACAGGTGAAAGAATTTTGAATGATATTAAAAACGAAGCGAAAAAAAGAAAAATTGTTATGCCAAAATATTTTAATGTTAACAATATGAAAGATGCTGTAAAAATTGCCTTTGATGTTACTCCAAAAGGAAAAATATCTTTGCTTTCCTGCGCTTCTCCAAGTTATAACTTGTTTAAAGATTACAAAGACAGAGGAGATCAATTTAAAAGATATGTTATTTTATTCGGCAAGGAAAATTAA
- the murG gene encoding UDP-N-acetylglucosamine--N-acetylmuramyl-(pentapeptide) pyrophosphoryl-undecaprenol N-acetylglucosamine transferase: MSKKVIVFTGGGTGGHIFPIISIVRGLKKIAPNEFEYYYLGPEDPPELIAPLELEGIKVKFIKTGKIRRYFNIGDVVSNVVDLVFYVPIGIFQAFGFVFSKYPDLVFCKGGYGSLPTALSAFLLRTPIFLHESDLEPGLANKIISKFSLLIFTSFQETSYFNPKKTIFVGNPVRKEMFDMKLEQAIDILNITGEKKVVAFLGGSQGARFINEMILNAINDFIDNFEIIHQTGKYNYKQVSAEALASLAPEKRKYYHSFPVLTERQLAATYKIADIIVSRGGAGAIFEIAASGKPSIIIPFPFAAKHHQEQNAFYYQKKGACIVLEQEVATPHFFLEKIKSILNNPTLYEKMSKAAKEFATIDAGDKIARYIVSYLKPEILQQKEKESGKEEQIEKLIKQNYES; encoded by the coding sequence ATGAGTAAAAAAGTTATTGTTTTTACAGGAGGTGGAACAGGAGGGCATATTTTCCCAATAATTTCTATCGTAAGAGGGTTAAAAAAAATAGCTCCAAACGAGTTTGAATATTATTATTTAGGTCCTGAAGATCCTCCAGAATTAATAGCGCCTCTTGAATTAGAAGGTATAAAAGTAAAATTTATAAAAACAGGGAAAATAAGAAGATATTTCAATATTGGCGACGTTGTTTCTAATGTGGTGGATCTCGTTTTTTATGTTCCAATAGGTATTTTTCAGGCATTTGGTTTTGTTTTTTCAAAGTATCCGGATTTAGTTTTTTGTAAGGGTGGTTATGGATCTTTACCAACTGCTTTATCTGCTTTTCTTTTAAGAACTCCTATTTTTTTACACGAATCAGATTTAGAGCCCGGATTGGCTAACAAAATAATTTCTAAATTCAGCCTTCTTATTTTTACATCATTCCAAGAAACTAGTTATTTTAATCCAAAAAAAACTATATTTGTTGGTAATCCTGTTAGAAAAGAAATGTTTGATATGAAATTAGAGCAAGCAATTGATATTTTGAATATTACAGGAGAAAAAAAAGTTGTTGCTTTTTTGGGAGGGTCACAAGGAGCCCGTTTTATAAATGAAATGATTTTAAACGCAATAAACGATTTTATTGATAATTTTGAAATAATTCATCAAACAGGGAAATATAATTATAAACAAGTATCAGCAGAGGCTTTAGCTTCATTGGCGCCTGAAAAGAGAAAATACTATCATTCTTTCCCAGTTCTTACAGAAAGACAACTTGCCGCAACTTATAAGATTGCCGATATTATTGTATCTCGTGGCGGAGCTGGAGCAATATTTGAAATAGCAGCATCTGGGAAACCAAGCATAATAATACCTTTTCCTTTTGCAGCAAAACATCATCAAGAGCAAAATGCTTTTTATTACCAGAAAAAAGGCGCTTGTATTGTTTTGGAGCAAGAAGTTGCCACACCCCACTTTTTTTTGGAAAAAATAAAAAGTATATTAAACAATCCTACGCTTTATGAAAAGATGTCAAAAGCCGCAAAAGAATTCGCTACCATAGACGCAGGTGATAAAATAGCAAGATATATAGTTTCATACTTAAAACCTGAGATATTACAACAAAAAGAAAAAGAATCTGGAAAAGAAGAACAGATTGAAAAACTTATAAAACAAAACTATGAAAGTTAG